In a single window of the Micromonospora sp. WMMD1155 genome:
- a CDS encoding CbtA family protein: MPLTATAAPSFVTVLVRGLLAGLIAGLIAGAFAYVVGEPHVEAAIAIEEAASAHAEPGADAHDHEDALVGRTGQRGGLFLATGLFGAAMGGLLATAYVVLARRRRIHDDGRSGLLLAGAALLGAVLVPFLKYPANPPAVGDPATINQRTVTYLLMVVLGLVAVWAGSLGYRSVGAQAPLWQRAAAGVGGFLLVSVVSYVVLPSFQEVPADFPATLLWDFRLASLGTQVVLWTGIGLLFAALMHHERRRRIAATPSSA, from the coding sequence GTGCCACTGACGGCCACCGCCGCCCCCTCGTTCGTCACCGTTCTCGTCCGTGGTCTGCTCGCCGGCCTGATCGCCGGCCTGATCGCCGGGGCGTTCGCCTATGTCGTCGGTGAGCCGCACGTCGAGGCGGCCATCGCGATCGAGGAGGCGGCGTCGGCGCATGCCGAGCCGGGGGCCGACGCACACGATCACGAGGATGCCCTGGTCGGCCGCACCGGCCAGCGCGGCGGCCTGTTCCTGGCCACCGGCCTGTTCGGTGCCGCGATGGGTGGCCTGCTGGCCACCGCGTACGTCGTGCTGGCGCGCCGTCGGCGGATCCACGACGACGGACGGTCGGGTTTGCTGCTGGCCGGCGCGGCGCTGCTCGGCGCGGTGCTCGTGCCGTTCCTCAAGTACCCGGCGAACCCGCCGGCGGTCGGCGACCCGGCCACCATCAACCAACGCACCGTGACCTACCTGCTGATGGTGGTGCTCGGTCTGGTCGCCGTGTGGGCGGGCTCGCTGGGCTACCGATCGGTGGGGGCCCAGGCACCGCTGTGGCAGCGCGCCGCTGCGGGCGTCGGCGGATTCCTGCTGGTCAGCGTGGTGTCCTACGTGGTGCTTCCGTCGTTCCAGGAGGTCCCCGCCGACTTCCCCGCGACGCTGCTGTGGGACTTCCGGCTGGCCTCCCTCGGCACCCAGGTGGTGCTCTGGACCGGGATCGGACTGCTGTTCGCGGCCCTGATGCACCACGAGCGGCGTCGCCGGATCGCGGCAACACCCTCCAGCGCGTGA
- a CDS encoding histidine phosphatase family protein → MTATSLRLVAHAHTTALRRAHFGGSGEGLDEGGRRAALAQAQARRSFPGVDDVCVCSPAVAAVQTAEALELSPRLEAALADCDHGDWAGRSIEEIAVEQPHALHEWMSEPESAPHGGESVAAVRDRVGRWLDGQRGAERRITAIAHPLVIRVAVVHALDLPLPTYRQVDVEPLAVVRLTGRGARWHLRLSPPAG, encoded by the coding sequence GTGACGGCGACCAGCCTCCGGCTGGTCGCCCACGCGCACACCACCGCCCTTCGCCGGGCCCACTTCGGTGGGTCCGGCGAGGGCTTGGACGAGGGTGGCCGGCGTGCCGCCCTCGCCCAGGCGCAGGCTCGACGGTCGTTCCCGGGCGTCGACGACGTCTGCGTGTGCAGTCCGGCGGTGGCGGCCGTCCAGACCGCCGAGGCACTCGAGCTGTCGCCCCGCCTCGAAGCGGCGTTGGCGGACTGTGACCACGGCGACTGGGCCGGGCGGTCGATCGAGGAGATCGCCGTCGAGCAGCCGCACGCGCTGCACGAGTGGATGTCCGAACCGGAGTCCGCTCCACACGGCGGCGAGTCCGTCGCCGCGGTGCGGGACCGGGTCGGTCGCTGGTTGGACGGGCAACGAGGCGCCGAGCGGCGGATCACCGCGATCGCGCACCCGCTGGTGATCCGGGTTGCGGTCGTGCACGCCCTGGACCTGCCGTTGCCGACGTACCGGCAGGTGGACGTCGAGCCGCTGGCGGTGGTTCGGCTCACCGGCCGTGGGGCGCGGTGGCATCTCCGACTGAGCCCACCGGCAGGCTGA